One window from the genome of Pseudonocardia hierapolitana encodes:
- the map gene encoding type I methionyl aminopeptidase produces MIELKTASEVDACEAAGKIVADVLAAVRAQVAPGVTTGELDRLAADLIAEADAVPSFLGYHPSWAPTPYPGVICASVDDAVVHGIPGRERLRRGDVLSVDLAVHLDGWCADAAFSTLVDGGDPRDAALIETAERALAAGIAAAVPGARLGDIAHAIGTVARAGGYGLLADHGGHGVGRSMHESPSVANEGRPGRGLVLRSGLVIALEPMLQAGGADSYRHDRDGWTIRTADGSRAAHAEHTIAITEDGPRVLTAGRPTC; encoded by the coding sequence GTGATCGAGCTGAAGACCGCCTCCGAGGTGGACGCGTGCGAGGCCGCCGGCAAGATCGTGGCGGACGTCCTGGCGGCCGTGCGCGCGCAGGTCGCGCCCGGCGTCACCACAGGTGAGCTGGACCGGCTCGCGGCCGACCTGATCGCCGAAGCCGATGCGGTCCCGAGCTTCCTCGGCTACCACCCGTCGTGGGCGCCCACCCCGTATCCGGGGGTGATCTGCGCGAGCGTCGACGACGCCGTCGTGCACGGCATCCCGGGGCGGGAGCGGCTGCGTCGCGGCGACGTCCTGAGCGTCGACCTCGCCGTGCACCTCGACGGCTGGTGCGCCGACGCGGCGTTCAGCACCCTCGTGGACGGCGGCGACCCGCGGGACGCTGCGCTGATCGAGACGGCCGAGCGCGCGCTCGCCGCGGGGATCGCGGCCGCGGTGCCGGGTGCCCGGCTGGGCGACATCGCGCACGCCATCGGCACGGTCGCGCGCGCGGGCGGCTACGGGCTGCTGGCCGATCACGGCGGGCACGGCGTGGGCCGCTCCATGCACGAGTCCCCGAGTGTGGCCAACGAGGGGCGGCCCGGTCGCGGGCTGGTGCTGCGGTCCGGGCTGGTGATCGCCCTCGAACCGATGCTGCAGGCCGGCGGTGCCGATTCCTACCGCCACGACCGCGACGGCTGGACGATCCGCACCGCCGACGGCAGCCGCGCCGCCCACGCCGAGCACACGATCGCGATCACCGAGGACGGGCCGCGCGTCCTGACGGCGGGCCGCCCCACCTGCTAG
- a CDS encoding helix-turn-helix domain-containing protein codes for MVRVPLTPADRERGERLGLLLREARGDRSLVEVAAAAGISAETLRKIETGRIPTPAFFTVAALANTLGLSLDTVAATTTPAGAPFTST; via the coding sequence ATGGTGCGCGTCCCGCTGACCCCTGCCGACCGCGAGCGCGGCGAGCGGCTGGGCCTGCTCCTGCGCGAGGCGCGCGGCGACCGCAGCCTCGTGGAGGTGGCCGCGGCGGCCGGGATCTCGGCGGAGACACTGCGCAAGATCGAGACGGGACGGATCCCCACCCCTGCGTTCTTCACGGTCGCCGCGCTCGCGAACACCCTCGGTCTGTCCCTCGACACGGTCGCCGCCACCACCACGCCCGCCGGCGCACCGTTCACCTCGACCTGA
- a CDS encoding SAM-dependent methyltransferase: protein MADWRSWHAEYDDAASPMAQRLAAVQQQIALALDRAGPGPLRLLSLCAGQGRDVLPVLAGHPRGGDVRGRLVELDPELAAAARAAAPPSIEVVTADAGTTEAYDDAAPADLLLLCGIFGNVPDGDIERTVAAVPSLLAHGGTVIWTRHRRAPDATSRIRAWFAASGVAETAFLAAPGEGWSVGAGVLRAPSRRPNGTRRLFTFAR from the coding sequence GTGGCCGACTGGAGGAGCTGGCACGCGGAGTACGACGACGCGGCGAGCCCGATGGCGCAACGCCTGGCCGCCGTGCAGCAGCAGATCGCACTCGCCCTGGACCGGGCCGGGCCCGGCCCGCTCCGGCTGCTCTCGCTGTGTGCGGGTCAGGGGAGGGACGTGCTCCCGGTGCTGGCCGGTCACCCGCGCGGAGGTGACGTGCGCGGGCGGCTCGTCGAGCTCGACCCGGAGCTCGCGGCGGCCGCCCGCGCGGCGGCGCCGCCGTCGATCGAGGTGGTGACGGCAGATGCGGGCACGACGGAGGCGTACGACGACGCGGCGCCTGCCGACCTGCTCCTCCTGTGCGGGATCTTCGGCAATGTGCCGGACGGGGACATCGAGCGCACCGTGGCCGCGGTGCCGTCGCTGCTCGCCCACGGCGGCACGGTGATCTGGACCCGGCACCGGCGAGCACCGGATGCGACCTCGCGCATCCGAGCGTGGTTCGCGGCGTCCGGTGTGGCGGAGACGGCGTTCCTCGCCGCGCCGGGAGAGGGTTGGTCGGTCGGGGCCGGGGTGTTGCGGGCACCCTCCAGGCGGCCGAACGGCACGCGACGGCTCTTCACCTTCGCCAGGTGA